One window from the genome of Salvia miltiorrhiza cultivar Shanhuang (shh) chromosome 7, IMPLAD_Smil_shh, whole genome shotgun sequence encodes:
- the LOC130993774 gene encoding uncharacterized protein LOC130993774 — MDRTYPNPLDWCEEGTNKHPKLIGNHRLFQFLPGLDGRYDKLCRDILKKVPVPSVESAFSKVRREAARLQNLQPATNRSDIDVSSSGGVEAGLAATHRRCLRGQRRRCGFAQDGGEFVQADDTVAVGVGLLHPGISQDWEPVVIRKKAPTSAARKDEKAVNAVRRVGAEIETVKKSNAGTNKAASSSTSLNTRKLDEDSENLTHDKVINEKPQIIKEYQSGKAIPNQQIISKLGGLLHHVAELAIGEGVAHLGHLTGEFGGGDVAVAVGVKVGEEKEKTENGERAVAVAVDRSPESGQIGGGRIKEIGVNGEGPNEGGGTSKNSGIGFGVFTPNPPNFSYLHKIPHVLPSKSPNSEVLQIPPLGYPELQKEPHFMQTTPPGFP; from the coding sequence ATGGATCGAACTTACCCAAATCCACTCGACTGGTGTGAAGAAGGAACCAATAAGCACCCAAAACTGATCGGAAATCACCGATTATTTCAGTTCCTCCCTGGATTAGATGGGAGATACGACAAACTTTGTCGGGACATTCTCAAGAAAGTTCCCGTTCCCTCAGTCGAGTCGGCGTTCTCAAAAGTGAGAAGGGAGGCCGCCCGACTACAAAACTTGCAGCCGGCAACCAACCGCTCCGACATCGACGTCTCATCATCGGGAGGGGTCGAAGCCGGACTCGCCGCCACCCACCGACGCTGCCTTCGCGGCCAACGCCGCCGATGCGGATTTGCCCAAGATGGTGGCGAATTCGTTCAAGCTGATGACACCGTCGCCGTTGGTGTCGGCCTCCTGCATCCTGGAATATCACAGGACTGGGAGCCGGTAGTCATCCGCAAGAAGGCGCCCACCTCCGCTGCTCGCAAGGATGAGAAAGCCGTCAACGCTGTCCGCCGCGTCGGAGCAGAGATCGAGACTGTCAAAAAGTCAAATGCGGGGACGAATAAAGCTGCTTCCAGCAGTACCTCATTGAACACCAGGAAGCTTGATGAAGATTCAGAAAATCTTACTCATGACAAGGTGATAAATGAGAAACCACAGATCATAAAGGAATACCAATCTGGAAAAGCAATTCCCAATCAGCAGATCATATCGAAACTGGGAGGCCTCCTGCATCATGTCGCTGAGCTCGCGATAGGTGAGGGGGTGGCCCATCTTGGCCATCTAACCGGCGAGTTCGGCGGCGGTGATGTAGCCGTTGCCGTTGGCGTCAAGGTTGGCGAGGAGAAGGAAAAAACCGAAAATGGGGAGAGAGCAGTGGCGGTGGCTGTGGACCGGTCGCCGGAGTCTGGGCAGATTGGAGGAGGCCGAATTAAGGAGATTGGCGTGAATGGGGAAGGGCCGAATGAAGGAGGCGGAACTTCTAAAAATTCAGGTATAGGGTTTGGTGTTTTTACACCAAACCCTCCTAATTTCTCATATTTACACAAAATACCCCATGTCTTGCCCTCTAAGTCCCCAAATTCTGAAGTATTACAAATACCACCCCTGGGTTATCCTGAATTGCAAAAAGAGCCCCACTTTATGCAAACTACCCCCCCTGGATTTCCATAA